From Homo sapiens chromosome 6, GRCh38.p14 Primary Assembly, the proteins below share one genomic window:
- the GMNN gene encoding geminin isoform X1 produces the protein MNPSMKQKQEEIKENIKNSSVPRRTLKMIQPSASGSLVGRENELSAGLSKRKHRNDHLTSTTSSPGVIVPESSENKNLGGVTQESFDLMIKENPSSQYWKEVAEKRRKALYEALKENEKLHKEIEQKDNEIARLKKENKELAEVAEHVQYMAELIERLNGEPLDNFESLDNQEFDSEEETVEDSLVEDSEIGTCAEGTVSSSTDAKPCI, from the exons ATGAATCCCAGTATGAAGCAGAAAcaagaagaaatcaaagagaaTATAAAG AATAGTTCTGTCCCAAGAAGAACTCTGAAGATGATTCAGCCTTCTGCATCTGGATCTCTTGTTGGAAGAGAAAATGAG CTGTCCGCAGGCTTGTCCAAAAGGAAACATCGGAATGACCACTTAACATCTACAACTTCCAGCCCTGGGGTTATTGTCCCAGAAtctagtgaaaataaaaatcttggagGAGTCACCCAGGAGTCATTTGATCTTATGATTAAAG aaaatccaTCCTCTCAGTATTGGAAGGAAGTGGCAGAAAAACGGAGAAAGGCGCTGTATGAAGCActtaaggaaaatgagaaa CTTCATAAAGAAATTGAACAAAAGGACAATGAAATTGCCCGCctgaaaaaggagaataaagaacTGGCAGAAGTAGCAGAACATGTACAGTATATGGCAGAGCTAATAGAG AGACTGAATGGTGAACCTCTGGATAATTTTGAATCACTGGATAATCAGGAATTTGATTCTGAAGAAGAAACTGTTGAGGATTCTCTAGTGGAAGACTCAGAAATTGGCACGTGTGCTGAAGGAACTGTATCTTCCTCTACGGATGCAAAGCCATGTATATGA
- the GMNN gene encoding geminin isoform X2 — protein sequence MGLKQNCFYYQNSSVPRRTLKMIQPSASGSLVGRENELSAGLSKRKHRNDHLTSTTSSPGVIVPESSENKNLGGVTQESFDLMIKENPSSQYWKEVAEKRRKALYEALKENEKLHKEIEQKDNEIARLKKENKELAEVAEHVQYMAELIERLNGEPLDNFESLDNQEFDSEEETVEDSLVEDSEIGTCAEGTVSSSTDAKPCI from the exons ATGGGCTTGAAGCAGAACTGCTTCTACTATCAG AATAGTTCTGTCCCAAGAAGAACTCTGAAGATGATTCAGCCTTCTGCATCTGGATCTCTTGTTGGAAGAGAAAATGAG CTGTCCGCAGGCTTGTCCAAAAGGAAACATCGGAATGACCACTTAACATCTACAACTTCCAGCCCTGGGGTTATTGTCCCAGAAtctagtgaaaataaaaatcttggagGAGTCACCCAGGAGTCATTTGATCTTATGATTAAAG aaaatccaTCCTCTCAGTATTGGAAGGAAGTGGCAGAAAAACGGAGAAAGGCGCTGTATGAAGCActtaaggaaaatgagaaa CTTCATAAAGAAATTGAACAAAAGGACAATGAAATTGCCCGCctgaaaaaggagaataaagaacTGGCAGAAGTAGCAGAACATGTACAGTATATGGCAGAGCTAATAGAG AGACTGAATGGTGAACCTCTGGATAATTTTGAATCACTGGATAATCAGGAATTTGATTCTGAAGAAGAAACTGTTGAGGATTCTCTAGTGGAAGACTCAGAAATTGGCACGTGTGCTGAAGGAACTGTATCTTCCTCTACGGATGCAAAGCCATGTATATGA
- the ARMH2 gene encoding armadillo-like helical domain-containing protein 2, whose amino-acid sequence MANSRFSCTQIWVKMYGYFAGLCRRLQKFWRVTVKGFFVKKKEKKIPSAETYFHEEKIVVLGQVLMNESLPIEKRAQAAQKIGLLAFTGGPPAGNFAAEYMEEVAHLLQDEELAPKIKILLLQSVACWCYLNPVSQKRAKSLQFIPILISFFEGRFESTIKSETNSYLLLKFWTCYVLSVMTCNNLSCVKELKDHSALKYHLQMLAAENWSGWTENFAEVLYFLIGFHRN is encoded by the exons ATGGCTAACAGCCGATTTTCTTGTACGCAAATTTGGGTTAAGATGTATGGGTATTTTGCGGGGCTGTGTCGGCGTCTCCAGAAATTCTGGCGTGTCACTGTTAAGGGCTTTTTTgttaagaagaaggaaaaaaaaatcccttcagcTGAGACTTATTTTCATGAGGAAAAAATTGTTGTACTTGGCCAAGTGTTGATGAATGAATCTCTACCCATTGAGAAGAGAGCTCAAGCTGCCCAGAAAATTGGACTGCTGGCCTTCACAG GAGGACCACCTGCTGGGAACTTTGCAGCTGAGTACATGGAAGAAGTGGCTCACTTGTTGCAAGATGAGGAGTTGGCACCAAAAATAAAGATCCTGCTGCTCCAGAGTGTGGCATGTTGGTGTTACTTAAACCCTGTCAGCCAGAAAAGAGCCAAAAGTCTGCAATTTATTCCTATTCTCATTAGTTTTTTTGAAGGCAGATTCGAGTCTACTATCAAAAGTGAAACAAACAGCTACCTCCTCCTTAAATTTTGGACTTGTTACGTTCTCTCTGTCATGACATGCAATAACTTGTCTTGCGTCAAGGAGCTTAAAGACCACAGTGCTCTAAAATATCATTTGCAAATGTTGGCTGCTGAGAATTGGTCTGGATGGACAGAGAATTTTGCAGAGGTGCTGtatttcctaattggttttcatAGGAATTAG